The genomic region CTGAGAGTGCAGCTTCTTCATGCTCCTCATCCAAGTTGGATAAATGCTGCTTGAATAGCAGACCAACTTCTAACTCTGCCTCCGTGTCCTCTGTAAAATCCAAAGACTTGCCTGAAGACAGCAAATCTGCCACCAAGTCCTCATCATCTGCTCATGTCAGTCAGGTGAGTGCCTCTTGTTCACCAGCTACTGAAGCCACCTCTGACCATGGACAGAAAGCAGCAGTAACCCCGGAGGGAAGAGTTGCAAAATCTGACCACAAGGTGTCAACAGAGGCCATTAAGAGTCCAGAAATGAAGAGTGATTCAAAGGTTCAATGTGCTTCCTCACCCCTGGATCTGAAAGAAGAAACTGAACAAGGGAAGAAATGTGatgttgaaaaacaaacaaaagaagccTGTAAAAGTGAAACTGACCAAACGTGTGAAAAGATGGATGAAGCGAAGCAGGATGGAAGCTCTGAAAACCAGCAAATGAAGCCTTTGGAAAGCCAAACTGTGCACAATGAACCCCATCAAGCCTTGCACAGCATGGATGATGATGGTAAGAGAATACCAGCAGGTGATACTGAAATCAAAACTGAAAGTTCTTTCCAAGTTCTTACCAATGTCGCTGAAGACCCAACGACTGAGCAAGAACATGGTCGCTTGGTAAAAGATGACAAACCTAAAATTAATCAGTTGGCTCAAGAAAATACGACTGGAGGAATTGAGACAGTTGTAAAATGTACTCCATTAAACACTGTCCCAAAACATGTGGAAAGAACAGAATGCATGGACGACGCTTCAGAAGCTTCTAAAGGTGTAAAAACTCAAATTCATGGTAAAGCCGAGCCTTTTGATGGCAGTGAAGAAGGAGGCCTTGATGGTGCTGGATTAGACACCTTTGAAGTTTTGGACTCAATTGAGGATTTGACTGCAACAAACGATGATGAACAGAATTTCTTTGAAGATTCAGTCCAAGTTCTCAAAGCGGTTCTTGAGGACAAAGTAATGACAGATCCAGAAGAAACTCACCAGGCAAAAGATGACAATGCCACATATAGGGAATTACCTCAAGAACATACAAATCCAGGAACCGATGCAGCTGACAAAACATGTACTATTGAAAACCCTGACAGTAACAATCAAGAAACAAGTGAATCCTCAGAAGATGTCACACAGGCTTCCAAAGGTGCAAAAAGCACCGATACAGAAATCCCAAGTGAAGACCATACTTTTGAGGATAGTGGAAAGGGAGCCCCAGATAGTGCTACTATTGGGCCAGACACTTTTGAGGTACTGGATTCAGTTTGTGACCCAGCTGCAGAACATAACGAACATCTTAAGCCACTTCTTACCCAGAAACAGACAACTCCTAGTGATAATACACTTGAGGATGATGCCTCTCCTGTAGAAGTACTGGAAGATGAGTATCAAATAATTGATTCTGTGGAAGAGGAGCCAACGACTACAGAGTCGGAGCTGGAAAAGGACAAAAGAAGCGAGAGAGAGAGTACTAGAAAAGAAGACAGACCAGAAAGGAGTGGTTCCTCTACCAGAGGAACACACAAAGGTGAGGACATAGGGAAATCACCAAATATATATGATAGAAGAATTAAATATGAGACCCGAGCAAAGAAGGATCGCATTCTAGGAACTTTTGAGAAAGATAAAGAGATTGCAAACTCCACTGAGGAGATGGAGTTTCAGATTGTAGATTCTGTTGAAGATGAATCAGTTCAAGATGCTGCAACCACAGGAAGGTCTAGCAGAAGGAGTTCAAGAAGAAAGGTGGAGCAGAAAACAGTTTTGGTTGTCACTGAGGCATCATGTAAACAAGAAGAAGGCGAAGAACCTTTGTATGAAATTTTAGACTCTGTTGAAGACGAGGCTACCGATGAGCCGCCCCCCTCAATGAGAGCTgcaagaaaaaaatctgaaagaacAACTCTGAAAGAAACTTCAAGTAAGAAAGAAGCCATTCCAACAACAAAGAGATGCACAACCAGAGTGTcacaggaaagacaccaagaaatGACACGGAAGAAAGAGGACGAGATAGCTGAAGAAAGCACGTCATCAAAGAAGTCCAATGTCATGGGAAGAGAGCAGCGTAACGGCAAAGCTTCCACGAGAACGTCTGACTCGGGTCAGGACAAACCCACCAAGGAGGACCAGACCCTAACAACAAGATCTACTCGAGCAAGAAGAGAGACTGTAATGAAGAGAGAAGCTTCAAACGAGAAAGCGAAAATGTCTCCAAAGGAAGACGTCGGATCAAAAAAGAGGCGTGTCGTCAGAGAATCGCAGGAAAGAATCAGCCATAGAACACCTCAAAAAGAGGATAAAGTAAGTTCTCGCAAAGAGAGCACCAAAACAAATCCAAGTGACAGCGGCAGAGAAAAGCTGCGCGAGGAGGAGGATGTCACCTATCAAATTTTAGATTCTGTGGAGGAGGAAGTGGTTAAAGATGATCCACCTACGAGGAAAGGAAAGCAGAAGGGAAGACCCAAGAAAGCAGCTACAAGGGAGAGCACGAGATTAAAGGAGAGAGATGGAGCATCTGAAGAAATGGCTGAAGCAATGTATCAGATTCTGGATTCCGTGGAGGACGATGATCTATCCCCCAGTGAAGAGCCTGACACTTTGACACTGGATAAAGTGTCAGAAAACGTTGAGAAAACAAAGCTCAACGACTCTCTCACTGGGTCGCCCAAGTtgaaagaggaagaggaggaaccTTTGTATCAGATTGTCGATTCTGTTGAAGATGAAGAACTTAATGTAAAAGGCCCAGTGACAGAAGACACTGAAGGGGGGAGGAACCAGAGAAGAGAGCAGAACAAGGAAGCACCTCCTGCTAAAAATGATCCACCTATATGCCCTACCAGCACTGCTGAGGACATGGGAAAACAGGAGACTCTGTACCATGTTGTGGATTCTTTAGAGAATGCACAACTAGATCAGGATCTGTTGCGTGCAGAAGTCTGTGATGAAGGCAAGGAGGTCAGTACTTGGAAAAAAGCTCCAAAGAAAGAGGACAAGGCTGCAAAGACATTTCCTGCTGGTGATACTACAACACCTGAAGGGGGTAAGATGCCAAAACCGCATGAGAAAAACCAACAGAGGGGCCGAAGCAAAATGGCAGCAGGAGCAGCGAGCGCTCTGGTGGACCTGGAGGAAGTGAGTGAACAGGAGGAAGATTTTTCAGACTCTGCCTTCGACGAGGAGAAGCCTGGAAAGAGACAAGCCACTGCAAGGAAAAAACAACTTACTAATAATGACCAACGTAATAAGATGAAAGATAGGGGACAAAAGCGCAGGAGCCATGACAGTGGTGGTGACGCTGTGTTGAAGAGGGTGAGGGGGAGAGATGAAGAAATGGACACAAAGGAGCTGGTGACTCTGGATGAGGTGGGAGCAGATGAGTCTGAAGAGGAAATGAGAGAGGAGGAAAACACACTAAAGATGAAAGAGTGGGATGGAGAGATCACTGAAGGAAAGCTAGATGAGAATGTAAAagaggaggagacaaaggcagagCAGAGTGCGCCGGAGCCCCTCCCACCCAACCACGAGCACGAATCTGTGAGCCCAGTGAACTCAGAGGTGAGGTTTAAGTTTCATACAAATCTCAAAAATATCTGGAAAAAATTTttttatacagtaaaactcgcttactgtcatcgtataaactggatcAAAAGTCCTGGTGCTTTCGTCTGAATTTCCATGTAATAGACACCTTATATAATGcattttgtacaatggatttttgctcacgttggacaaaacgtcctgtccaaTCATGatcaaaaaaccctgacatgtaccagacagagcagtgtgGACGTGCCCCttcacagaggtatgaaatgacattcagcactgacactcatgcGGGACACGGGGGTAAATCTTGCCGAATGCAGGACGGTTCGCAGCTCTGAGAATggcggtttgtttttttttcaaaccgtgctcagacacggTGCCTAAACGAGGCAGAGCctaattcaaggccggtgattataaacaaaatgctgcttgctgcctgcactgtaatacgaTGTTAAGTTTCACACGTATCCCTGAATGTGACGAACCAAAGACAACTGctgtagatcagagccctctgcctggCTGAGAACCAGCGCACCTGCTAAATCTGTGACTTGTCACATATCTGGTTTCACCTCTTGCTCTCCCGTTATATTTTAAAAGTTTATGCAGTGTGCACATTGATTTAATTTCAATCATGGATTAAATACTTTTACCAGAAAAGCCCACAAATAGGAGTCGGAAAGACTCTCAGATGACCTGCAGTTCATGGAGGAAGTTGTATACCTTACTTACCTTTTGTGTGGAGGCTGATGATTGCATGAAGAAGCTCGTTTAGGGACAAATTAATTCAGAAAAAGACACTATTCCTAcggcaaattgcataaagacgtgaGTGAGAACTTTAAAAGATTAACATGCACGTCAACGTCATTGCAAAGAGTGACTCGTCTAGATGACGTTTTGAGGCAGGTCTCGTTTCAGGAGTCCCCGTAGACCATTCAGCACCACCTGACTGccactaatctgttacatacatataattttgtctgttttatgtgTAGAACAAATttagattataatggacaaaattttttggtccacctgaatccattatatgcaatttTTACcgtttgtgtgtgttattttatatatatatatatatatatatatacacacacacacaccttagaaACATTTTACATTAAAGTCAGTTATTAACAttataaatatttgttttaataGGTGTTGACTTTAGATGAAACAGACGATGGCAAGAAGGAAGAAGCTGAGAAACCCTCCAGAGTAGAGAAACGCAGACACAGTGATgttccaggtgtgtgtgtgttttgcttttAGGTGTCCGTTATTTCAGAGATGTCTCTGGTGACGTATTCATCCttgatttatttacttatttttatttaattatttgctaaaattaaaaaaggacaaaggatttaaacaaaaaaaaaaaatgcaagcaaATGCAGTCTTCTTTAAATACAACTTAAAGTACCGTAAAACGCATTTTAAAAATGGTTATTTGCACACTTCTGACCTTTTGAGCAGAAGACCTTAACTTTAATCTGTCTTAATATTTGTGTGGCTgtaacttttttcctttgtttttagAAGAGATGTCGAACTTTGTGACTGTGGATGAGTTGGTCGCTGTTGAGGAGGCGGAGcaggaggtggaggaggtgacAACCAAGGCAAGTGGCCGACCCAACAAGAGAAGCCGACAAACTATCGGTAACTCACGCGTCTGCTTGTTTCTATCGACTGATGATAGATTCATCACTCTACGATATCATGTTGACCCTTTCTTACATGTTGCCCTTTTTTGATCTGCTTCATTTAATTCAGCCACAGTGAGAAAATCCACTCGAGGAAACAAAGGTTGTACAAAAGATGAGAAAAAAGAGGAGTCACCCGGCGCTGATGCACCGCCTCCCACAGCTCCCGGTGCCTCGTCTTCATTGGACGGAGACATGCCAGCGTTGAGCGATGCACACCCACAGGCCCAGAAAACCGCGGCCAAAATGGAAGGAAGGAATGAAGACAAACTCGCCAACTCCTCTGGTGGGGAGGAGCCTAAGATCACAGACCAAAAActgagagaggaggaggaagagaaagAGGTGGCAAGACAGAGTGGAACTGCTGCTGAAGGTGCAAACACCTGACAGAACACATGTTCTCTTAaattattttagaatttttttgttgTCACTCTTCCTTAATCTCTCCTTTTCCCTGATTGCGTCTCCTCTTTCTCCTTTTCTCACATCACTTCCTACCTCCAGTTCCAAGTAAACCGAACAAGGAGCTTGTTGAACCTGAAGCAAAGCGACCTCGCGCTGAGTCTCTGTGTGCGCCTGCTGGTGTCAGTCTGCCGCCGTTCAAACCCGACAACCCGCTGGGTGAGTAACGTgtcaaataactaaattttaacACATTTTCTCACAAACGGGTTCCGTTACTTTTATATCCTCTCTCTGCCTCTTTTCAGGCCAGGAATTTGTCGTTCCAAAATCTGGGTTTTTCTGCAGCCTTTGTTCCATTTTCTTCACACGTGAGAGCGTGGCAAAGCAGCGCCACTGCGGCACCCAGAAGCACTACGACAGCCTACAGGTGTGAACACGGACGTGCACCACCACGGCAACACGCGAGTATTTCAGCAGGACAAATTTTAGCTCATTTTAACGTCCTGTAGTCATCAGATTTGCCCCGTGGAGGTGAAATATTTTGTTTCAAACATTTAGaaaaagctttattttgaaaaaactgcaatggaaacaaTTATTACAAATCACATGATGTACAGACACTCACATGacattttaaaatacataaacgTTACAAGAAAAACATCACAATACCAGCATGTAGCAGGATGCACACACCTGCCGCTATGGCCTTTGGAAATGCAGTTCTTATACTTGTAGCCTTACTACAATGAGTTGCTGACGCTTTGAAAATATCCCTTAACATTTgtgcaaatctgtaatggaaactgAGGTTGGGACTAACATTGTTCTGTCTTCTTTTCAGAAATATTATCAGAACCATCAACGGAAAACGAGATCATCAAAGCAGCTTTCTGAACAAGCCTCTAGTTCAAATTTACCGTAATTTCTTATATAAAGAAAACCagtattttgttcttttttttttaaggtgttcTTACAAAAGTGACACATTTGCATAATTATTAATGATGCTTGAAGAATTTGAAGGAAAAATCATATATGGGTAAATAGATTGAGATCTGTTAGTCATACTACTATCAAATATTCAAATCTGTTGATCTTTTATGTAAGTTTATGTAAATGCACAGAATAATAttgtaatttttgttttgttttttatgaaaaTGTTGCCCTGATATAAATAAAGTAATTCACAGTATTTTTGTCTCGCATCAATCTTACGCTTCCACTGAACTGATATTTCGCAATTAAAGTCACTGTTTTTGTAGGGCATTTTAAAATGAAATGTCATAAAAGATGGTGCTCTGCACTTAGTCTTGGGCGTGACAGATGGGGATGAagggtatataaggagaaggatgctgaggatggagcagtGAGACACTAAAGAGGTTTATGTATGTGGTCAGGGAGGACATACAGGCTCTTTTCTCTGGTGCATTTTGTGGTTAAAAAAATGTGCCAAATTcaggaaatggcacctaaaaattaaaaatcctggatctgcccctggaggacaggatcagatggtggcatgatctgctgtggtaaatCCTAACTTGACCATCTGAAAGAAGATACAAAggcctaccaaaaaaaaaaaaaaaaaacccttttggtCTTGATATCTGGGAGTGCATGCTGGTGCTGCATGTTGCCATATctgccacactatggaaccatatTGGGTACTGAATGACAATCACCCAGCCACTCAaccactcctcctccacctcttgaaagcaTGTCCATGGCTTTTATGCTGTTCTTTGACACTGGGGTATCTACGGTAATTCCAGCAGAACCCAAAAATCTTAAGAGACTTCATACCAAGGAAGCTCCAGGACCCAAAACACTTTGACTTTCGCCTACAAATATATCGGCATCAACAAACACTTCTGCCCACCCGGTGACCTGAAGACGTAAACTCTTCCCAAGCCTTTCAATCTGACCAAAGACCCTGGAGACATTGATGGTACCAAGATGGGTCTCTGCAAGGGTGacacttaaaaaataaatttctGCCAGCTCAGTCCAGGAGAAAATAAAGGATATGGCTCCATGTCTTCACCaagaacaatcacaaacccagaggcTTTGGTCAATACGATGCCACGGACTAAGATTGCCCCTGTACCTGATTTGAGTATTTGCAATCTCTTTTTGTTTGCGACCAAAATCAGATTTACAGGCTGGTTATTTTTCTTTTCGCACACAGAAATTATAAACCAAGTACAGAGCGAACTCCCCGTTTTTGGATGGCGAATATACAAATCTACAATGGGGTTATCTCCGTACGTAACACCGGAAATAACTACAGCAAGTTTCTGAGCTGCGCATTTTATTCTGAAGGTTGATTGTGTATATTGTAGTTCCGGTAACTTCAACTTCAAGGTGTTGACTCAAACTTCTTGTTTTCTCAACGAAATGCCGAAAGGTAGGTGGTGACAGGGTTATTTTCTGAAAGCGGAGCGGTTGTTTTGACTTAATGTCAATGTTTGTGCTTAAGAATCATGTTTTATTTAAACTCTTAAGGTTGGTAGATGTTAATGTTATATTGCTAGCATTTGCGCGTCACGGTTTAAAAAGTTCCCAAGTACAACCAATTTTGTTTGGGTGTGCAAGATACCATTTAATAAATGTTTGACTGAGCTGTTTTTAATCCCCTGTGCTCCGTTGCGCAGTAGTTAAACCTGTGCTATCGGCATGCTAATGCTAACTAATGAAGCTCCGACGAAGTGGCTCtgctttttggaaaaaaaaaaaaactcaaacgtGAGATGATCCAAACTTGTCCTGTTTTGGATGTGGGAAAAATATACTTTATTTCTTTGACGTCCATTTTAATAACGTGTTCTGGTTAAGGCCGAAACTAGCATATTCGCTAAGTCGTTCGTTCGACCATCAGCGCCCCCTGGCGGTCATCTTTCACGCGAACCGTTGACTTTAGGATGACTCCAACCCCAACTTGGTgaataaatctcatcgttccagggGTGGGCAGTCATCATGTGCCATGAAAGTCCGAGACGCTGCAGGTTGtcatgctaccaatcacctcagccggTGATTTCATTAACGATCAGTTGTCTCAGCCGGTGATTTCATTAACGATCAATAGTCTCAGccggtgatttcattgacgatcaggtgtttatgttcaggggagaagctcatcagcaacccacctgctgaggtgattggttgcaaggaaagccTACAGTGTCTAGGCCCTCGTTGCCAACTCCTGTTCTAGACCTTCAGCTGGCCGACAAAACAAGCCAGACACAATACAAAACCAGTTGATTTCAACTGAAAAGCGCACAGCCTGAGCGCGTTTTCACCAAACGTCCAGTCGCGTTTGTGCAAAAGTACAAATTCTAGCCTAATTTTAGCAGGaagtggttttcctcactcttctccttcttgcacagccgCTCGACTTTTGAGTATCTacttcatacagatttaccacacagtgccatactatttgtatttcttcataattgatgtaaataaagtccaagatgtattcagtgacttggaaatgttcatgtatccaagaaaacctgcaataaaactgattatttacaggtattacaccacAGCGTTCTGATTCTTaagcaacccatcatcttagcttttatatttttaattaatttatatcaagttgtagagatttgctttcagtttgagtttatgaaagataattttagaaactttaatttttgtatttgaaatggcataaacagacCAGAGCAATCCgatatttctgatgtccgccaatccataTCTGGATCACCTGAATTCAGTGGCATCGtcgatgccctaatatctatctgtggtgcaaatttggtgagagtccatgaaggagttttcacataatccttcaaagcgtatataaagtgaaatcttgatccataatccagatttggatccagatcacctacaaagtttaatggactcttccatgtcctaatatcagcctgtggtgaaaatttggtgagaatccatgaagcagatttgatgtaatccttcaaagcctataaagtgaaatcttgatccagatctggttcacctccaaaatttaatggactcttccatggcttaatatgtatctgttgaaaattttggcaaaatccatgcagtagttttgatggaaTCCTGCAAAcattaatccttcaaagcctttataaagtgaaacttgatctagaatccggatccagatcacctccaaaatttaatgggttcttctctGGCCTACCcgttcagtagttttgacgtaatcctgctaataggcagacagacaaatgtcgattttattacgtccttggcggacgtaataaaatgtgtgaaatactcagtgttccaatacttttggagggcactgtatattttagattatattcaattagatagaacttcataatcccttgggaagactccctcagggaaattgaggtttcagcagcattgtatcgCAGCACACAggtgaaaagtgaaagtaaaaaactatttgcaaatataaataccagaaatactgctcgctactggtttactggctactactgttcctctccttcctgtcccctgtcttcctttttctcctcctccccccgagtgaggagttgttcaCTCcagtggcctgagggacaaaggagttgttcagtctgtttgtcctgcacttggggaggagcagtctgtggctgaagaggctcctctgattgctgatgactgtgtgcagagggtgactggcatcgtccataatgtccagcagtttgtccagtgttgtcTTCCACCGTcaacagagagtccagcttcattccAACCACGGAGCCAGCCCGCTTGTCAGTTTGTCCAGCCAGGATGTGTCATTCTTAGATGTGCTGTCCCCCCCAGACCATCA from Thalassophryne amazonica chromosome 23, fThaAma1.1, whole genome shotgun sequence harbors:
- the LOC117505252 gene encoding zinc finger protein 638-like codes for the protein MDEAKQDGSSENQQMKPLESQTVHNEPHQALHSMDDDGKRIPAGDTEIKTESSFQVLTNVAEDPTTEQEHGRLVKDDKPKINQLAQENTTGGIETVVKCTPLNTVPKHVERTECMDDASEASKGVKTQIHGKAEPFDGSEEGGLDGAGLDTFEVLDSIEDLTATNDDEQNFFEDSVQVLKAVLEDKVMTDPEETHQAKDDNATYRELPQEHTNPGTDAADKTCTIENPDSNNQETSESSEDVTQASKGAKSTDTEIPSEDHTFEDSGKGAPDSATIGPDTFEVLDSVCDPAAEHNEHLKPLLTQKQTTPSDNTLEDDASPVEVLEDEYQIIDSVEEEPTTTESELEKDKRSERESTRKEDRPERSGSSTRGTHKGEDIGKSPNIYDRRIKYETRAKKDRILGTFEKDKEIANSTEEMEFQIVDSVEDESVQDAATTGRSSRRSSRRKVEQKTVLVVTEASCKQEEGEEPLYEILDSVEDEATDEPPPSMRAARKKSERTTLKETSSKKEAIPTTKRCTTRVSQERHQEMTRKKEDEIAEESTSSKKSNVMGREQRNGKASTRTSDSGQDKPTKEDQTLTTRSTRARRETVMKREASNEKAKMSPKEDVGSKKRRVVRESQERISHRTPQKEDKVSSRKESTKTNPSDSGREKLREEEDVTYQILDSVEEEVVKDDPPTRKGKQKGRPKKAATRESTRLKERDGASEEMAEAMYQILDSVEDDDLSPSEEPDTLTLDKVSENVEKTKLNDSLTGSPKLKEEEEEPLYQIVDSVEDEELNVKGPVTEDTEGGRNQRREQNKEAPPAKNDPPICPTSTAEDMGKQETLYHVVDSLENAQLDQDLLRAEVCDEGKEVSTWKKAPKKEDKAAKTFPAGDTTTPEGGKMPKPHEKNQQRGRSKMAAGAASALVDLEEVSEQEEDFSDSAFDEEKPGKRQATARKKQLTNNDQRNKMKDRGQKRRSHDSGGDAVLKRVRGRDEEMDTKELVTLDEVGADESEEEMREEENTLKMKEWDGEITEGKLDENVKEEETKAEQSAPEPLPPNHEHESVSPVNSEVVLTLDETDDGKKEEAEKPSRVEKRRHSDVPEEMSNFVTVDELVAVEEAEQEVEEVTTKASGRPNKRSRQTIATVRKSTRGNKGCTKDEKKEESPGADAPPPTAPGASSSLDGDMPALSDAHPQAQKTAAKMEGRNEDKLANSSGGEEPKITDQKLREEEEEKEVARQSGTAAEVPSKPNKELVEPEAKRPRAESLCAPAGVSLPPFKPDNPLGQEFVVPKSGFFCSLCSIFFTRESVAKQRHCGTQKHYDSLQKYYQNHQRKTRSSKQLSEQASSSNLP